The sequence below is a genomic window from Agrobacterium tumefaciens.
AGGTCGCGGCGGCCAATCGGGCCGGCAATCCCTCACCCTGGACGACCGACGAAATATTCGATTTCTTCCCTGCATTGCATGAACGTGCTGCTTCCTACGGCAATCTCTTGTCGGGAGGCGAGCAGCAGATGCTTGCGATCGGCCGCGCGCTGATGACAAATCCACGTCTGCTCATTCTTGATGAGGCGACCGAGGGGCTGGCGCCCGTCATCCGCGACCAGATTTGGAGCTGCATCGGCAAGTTGCGCTCGAAAGGGCAGGCGATCATCGTCATCGACAAGCACATCAAGCGGCTCATGCAGGTCGTTGACCGCTTCTATGTCGTGGAAAAAGGGCGCGTCGTCTGGTCGGGCGATCCGGGAGGGGTGCTTCGCGAGGAGGCAAGGATCAAGGCATATCTGAGCGTCTGATTGTAGACACGAGCGTGGCGGCCACCTGGCGCTGGCGTTCAGCATAGCGCAGATCAGTCGTTTTAGAGGGCGTAAACAAGGAGGAGCGAGAACCATGGATACCTATATCCACATTGATAACGAAGAGCGTCAGGCAGAAACTCGAGCAACATTCGAACGGCGCAATCCTGCATCCGATGCGATTGTAACAAGAGGCGCGGCCGGCGGTGTCGCCGATGCGATCAAGGCGGTCGAAAGCGCCCAGACTGCATTTCTTGAATGGAAGAAGTCGGGTCCGACGCAACGGCGAGCCCTGCTTTTGAAGGCGGCGGATGAGATCGAGGCAAGGGCGGATGACTTCGTCAAGGCGATGGCGCTTGAAGTTGGCGCCAACGAATTGTGGGCGCGCTTCAACGTCATGCTGGCGGCCAATCTTTTCCGTGAA
It includes:
- a CDS encoding ABC transporter ATP-binding protein, with the protein product MLSVQGLKSGYERTPVLFDMSFEVNAGEAICLMGRNGMGKTTTVRALMGLLPVWDGSIDFDGHRLDGMSAARVARRGLGLVPEGRQIFPNLTVIENLKVAAANRAGNPSPWTTDEIFDFFPALHERAASYGNLLSGGEQQMLAIGRALMTNPRLLILDEATEGLAPVIRDQIWSCIGKLRSKGQAIIVIDKHIKRLMQVVDRFYVVEKGRVVWSGDPGGVLREEARIKAYLSV